A genomic stretch from Microtus pennsylvanicus isolate mMicPen1 chromosome 11, mMicPen1.hap1, whole genome shotgun sequence includes:
- the Aatk gene encoding serine/threonine-protein kinase LMTK1 isoform X1, with the protein MLACLCCKKGGIGFKEFENAEGDEYVADFSEQGSPAAAAQNGPDVYVLPLTEVSLPMAKQPGRSVQLLKSTDLGRHSLLYLKEIGHGWFGKVFLGEVHSGVSGTQVVVKELKASASVQEQMQFLEEAQPYRALQHGNLLQCLAQCAEVTPYLLVMEFCPLGDLKGYLRSCRVTESMAPDPLTLQRMACEVACGVLHLHRHNYVHSDLALRNCLLTADLTVKVGDYGLSHCKYREDYLVTADQLWVPLRWIAPELVDEVHGNLLVVDQTKASNVWSLGVTIWELFELGAQPYPQHSDRQVLAYAVREQQLKLPKPQLQLSLSDRWYEVMQFCWLQPEQRPTAEEVHLLLSYLCAKGTTELEEEFERRWRSLRPSGSTGLGSGSIGAAAAAAELAAASSFPLLEQFTSDGFHVDGDDVLTVTETSHGLNFEYKWEAGCGAEAFPPPGGGVSSPDSAARLQELCAPDSSPPGVVPVLSAHSPSVGSEYFIRLEGAVPAAGHDPDCAGCAPSPEAGTDQDNNSEDSTATSLVMEPLLGHAPPSGGLWGSCDHHSCRRQEPPSHSRSPSPGTPMLPAEDIDWGVATFCPPFFDEPLSASPSGSPEAQPSPSDEELEEEKAGRAAHRGHWSSNVSANNNSGSRDPESWDPGYVSSFTDSYRDDCSSLEQTPRASPELGHPLSQEDPREFLPGLVVAASPGQESSRCFSLLPLCPAKGLAPAACLATRPWTEAAVGGGESPQLEPRLAQEAEASAESQLSLPSVPSPSHEGASLPSEEASAPHILPASPTPAAGRWVTVPKPALSLDSCGSSLGQEAPSSEDEDTTEATSGVFTDLSSDGLHAEKPGIVPALRCLQKQVGTPDSLDSLDIPSSASDGGCEVLSPLAACPHAGQLRAADSGYDTENYGSPEFVLKEAHEASEPEAFGELASEGESPGPETLLSVSLGGLSKKNPYRDSAYFSDLDAESEPTFGPEKCGGVQDSQKEQDLKSPPSSGHQSGQAFPGPEVPREAPATNPREVLPPPQQQEESLLDGPRPEPLGAQGPVEGQPGPSSSHSKRFLLASVPLSSEGNGMEPQNPPGPAPLGRMGSPSVPRSPLCLALPGRPGALEGRPEEEEEGSEDSDESEEELRCYSIQEPSEDSEEEPPAVPVVVAESQSARNLRSLLKMPSLLSEAFCEDLERKKKAVSFFDDVTVYLFDQESPTRETGEPFPNTKESLPTFPEGSPGSPSAPGLPRRADHLPDSSTPEQGSRFEWDDEFPLVPGKAALVTALDPVDPVLAAPTTPAAPFSRFTVSPTPASRFSITHVSDSEAQSVGGPAASTGGRCTEA; encoded by the exons ATGCTGGCCTGCCTGTGCTGTAAGAAGGGCGGCATTGGGTTCAAG GAGTTTGAGAATGCTGAGGGGGACGAGTATGTGGCCGACTTCTCGGAGCAGGGCTCCCCGGCCGCAGCTGCACAGAACGGCCCGGATGTGTATGTCTTGCCCCTCACGGAGGTCTCCTTGCCCATGGCCAAGCAGCCGGGTCGCTCAG TGCAACTCCTCAAGTCCACGGACCTGGGCCGGCACAGCCTCCTGTACCTAAAGGAGATTGGCCACGGCTGGTTTGGGAAG GTGTTCTTGGGGGAGGTCCACTCGGGTGTCAGCGGCACGCAGGTGGTGGTGAAGGAGCTGAAGGCCAGCGCCAGCGTGCAGGAGCAGATGCAGTTCCTGGAGGAGGCACAGCCCTACAG GGCCCTGCAGCACGGCAACCTGCTTCAGTGTCTGGCCCAGTGTGCTGAGGTGACCCCCTACCTGCTGGTTATGGAGTTCTGTCCGTTG GGGGACCTCAAAGGTTACCTTCGGAGCTGCCGGGTGACAGAGTCCATGGCCCCTGATCCCCTGACCTTGCAGCGCATGGCGTGTGAGGTGGCCTGTGGGGTCTTGCATCTACATCGTCACAATTACGTACACAG CGACCTGGCCCTGAGGAACTGCCTGCTAACGGCTGACCTGACGGTGAAGGTCGGCGACTATGGTTTGTCACACTGCAAATACCGG GAAGACTACCTCGTGACTGCCGACCAGCTGTGGGTGCCTCTGCGCTGGATTGCGCCAGAGCTGGTGGACGAGGTGCACGGCAACCTGCTGGTGGTCGACCAGACCAAGGCCAGCAATGTGTG GTCCCTGGGTGTGACCATCTGGGAGCTCTTCGAGTTGGGTGCGCAGCCGTATCCCCAGCACTCGGACCGGCAGGTGCTGGCTTACGCCGTCCGAGAGCAGCAGCTTAAGCTGCCCAAGCCCCAGCTGCAGCTGAGTCTATCTGATCGCTG GTACGAAGTGATGCAATTCTGCTGGCTGCAGCCGGAGCAGAGGCCCACGGCTGAAGAGGTTCATCTACTGCTGTCTTACTTGTGCGCCAAGGGCACCACGGAGTTGGAGGAGGAGTTTGAGCGGCGCTGGCGCTCCCTGCGGCCCAGCGGCAGCACGGGCCTGGGGTCAGGTTCCATTGGCGCGGCAGCTGCCGCCGCTGAGCTCGCCGCTGCCTCGTCTTTCCCGCTGCTGGAGCAGTTCACCAGTGACGGCTTCCACGTGGACGGTGACGACGTGCTGACAGTAACCGAGACAAGCCACGGCCTCAACTTCGAGTACAAGTGGGAGGCGGGCTGTGGCGCGGAGGCGTTCCCACCCCCAGGGGGCGGCGTTTCGAGCCCAGACTCCGCGGCGCGCCTGCAGGAGTTGTGTGCACCCGACAGCTCACCCCCAGGAGTGGTGCCAGTGCTCAGCGCCCACAGCCCCTCGGTGGGTAGCGAGTACTTCATCCGCCTTGAAGGGGCAGTACCTGCTGCTGGCCATGACCCGGACTGTGCTGGCTGTGCTCCCAGTCCCGAAGCTGGCACTGACCAGGATAACAACTCCGAGGACAGCACCGCCACTTCTCTCGTTATGGAGCCACTGCTGGGCCACGCACCTCCCTCTGGGGGCCTGTGGGGCTCCTGTGACCACCATTCGTGTAGGAGGCAAGAACCGCCCAGCCACTCACGCTCACCCTCTCCTGGGACCCCGATGTTGCCGGCTGAAGACATAGACTGGGGTGTGGCTACCTTCTGCCCACCCTTCTTTGATGAGCCTTTGAGTGCCTCTCCCTCTGGGAGTCCTGAGGCCCAGCCATCCCCCAGCGacgaggagctggaggaggagaaggcggGGAGGGCTGCTCACCGCGGACACTGGAGCTCCAATGTGTCAGCCAACAATAACAGCGGCAGCCGAGACCCAGAATCTTGGGATCCCGGCTATGTGAGCAGCTTCACAGACAGCTACAGGGATGACTGTTCCAGCCTAGAGCAGACCCCACGGGCCTCCCCTGAGCTGGGCCACCCTCTGTCCCAGGAGGATCCCAGAGAATTTCTGCCCGGGCTTGTGGTAGCAGCCTCTCCCGGTCAGGAGTCAAGCCGCTGCTTCagcctgctccctctgtgtcctgCCAAAGGCCTGGCACCTGCTGCTTGTCTGGCCACACGCCCCTGGACAGAGGCAGCTGTAGGTGGGGGTGAGAGCCCCCAGCTGGAACCCAGGCTTGCCCAGGAGGCCGAGGCCTCTGCTGAATCCCAGCTATCCCttccttctgtcccctccccaTCTCACGAAGGAGCCTCACTTCCTTCAGAGGAGGCGAGTGCTCCCCacatcctgcctgcctctcccacaCCCGCTGCTGGCAGATGGGTGACTGTCCCTAAGCCAGCCCTTAGTCTGGACAGCTGCGGCAGTTCTCTGGGGCAGGAGGCACCCAGCAGTGAGGACGAGGACACTACCGAGGCTACGTCGGGAGTCTTCACCGACTTGTCCAGTGATGGCCTTCACGCTGAGAAGCCAGGCATAGTACCAGCCTTGCGCTGTCTGCAGAAGCAGGTGGGGACCCCTGATTCGCTGGACTCTCTGGACATCCCGTCCTCAGCCAGCGATGGTGGCTGTGAGGTCTTGAGCCCATTAGCTGCTTGTCCCCATGCCGGGCAGCTCCGTGCCGCGGACAGTGGCTATGATACAGAGAACTATGGGTCTCCAGAGTTTGTGCTCAAAGAGGCCCATGAGGCGAGCGAGCCTGAGGCCTTTGGGGAACTAGCCTCAGAGGGTGAGAGCCCAGGGCCCGAGACTTTGCTGTCTGTCTCCCTTGGTGGCCTCAGCAAGAAGAACCCCTACCGAGACTCTGCCTACTTCTCGGACCTGGATGCTGAGTCTGAACCCACCTTTGGCCCTGAGAAGTGCGGTGGGGTCCAGGACTCCCAAAAGGAGCAAGACCTAAAGAGCCCACCTAGTTCAGGGCATCAGTCTGGGCAGGCTTTTCCCGGGCCTGAGGTGCCCAGGGAGGCCCCAGCTACTAACCCCAGGGAGGTGCTGCCCCCaccacagcagcaggaggagTCCTTGCTGGATGGCCCCAGGCCAGAGCCTCTTGGGGCTCAAGGCCCAGTCGAGGGGCAGCCTGGACCCAGCTCTAGTCATTCCAAACGCTTCCTGCTGGCCTCAGTCCCACTGAGCTCAGAAGGCAATGGCATGGAGCCCCAGAACCCCCCAGGGCCAGCCCCGCTTGGGAGGATGGGAAGTCCTAGCGTGCCCAGATCCCCACTCTGCCTGGCCCTACCTGGCCGCCCAGGGGCTTTGGAGGGCCggccagaggaggaagaggagggcagtgaggacaGTGATGAATCTGAAGAGGAGCTTCGATGCTACAGCATCCAGGAGCCCAGCGAGGACAGTGAGGAGGAGCCACCCGCGGTGCCTGTGGTCGTGGCTGAGAGTCAGAGCGCCCGCAATCTGCGCAGCTTGCTGAAGATGCCCAGCCTCCTGTCTGAGGCCTTCTGCGAGGACCTGGAGCGCAAGAAGAAGGCCGTGTCCTTCTTTGATGACGTCACGGTCTACCTCTTCGACCAG GAGAGCCCCACCCGAGAGACTGGGGAGCCCTTCCCCAACACGAAGGAATCACTCCCCACGTTCCCGGAGGGTAGCCCCGGCTCACCCAGTGCCCCGGGCCTGCCGCGGCGGGCTGACCACTTGCCCGACAGCTCCACTCCTGAACAGG GCAGTAGGTTCGAATGGGATGATGAGTTCCCACTGGTGCCTGGCAAGGCTGCCTTGGTGACTGCACTGGACCCAGTGGACCCCGTCCTGGCCGCGCCCACCACGCCAGCTGCGCCCTTCTCACGGTTCACCGTGTCTCCCACGCCTGCCTCCCGCTTCTCCATCACTCACGTATCCGACTCGGAGGCCCAGTCGGTGGGAG GCCCAGCAGCAAGCACTGGGGGCCGATGCACAGAGGCTTGA
- the Aatk gene encoding serine/threonine-protein kinase LMTK1 isoform X2, translating into MPIALLALAMSSSFFNPSFAFSSHFDPDGAPLSELSWSSSLAVVAVSFSGLFTVIVLMLACLCCKKGGIGFKEFENAEGDEYVADFSEQGSPAAAAQNGPDVYVLPLTEVSLPMAKQPGRSVQLLKSTDLGRHSLLYLKEIGHGWFGKVFLGEVHSGVSGTQVVVKELKASASVQEQMQFLEEAQPYRALQHGNLLQCLAQCAEVTPYLLVMEFCPLGDLKGYLRSCRVTESMAPDPLTLQRMACEVACGVLHLHRHNYVHSDLALRNCLLTADLTVKVGDYGLSHCKYREDYLVTADQLWVPLRWIAPELVDEVHGNLLVVDQTKASNVWSLGVTIWELFELGAQPYPQHSDRQVLAYAVREQQLKLPKPQLQLSLSDRWYEVMQFCWLQPEQRPTAEEVHLLLSYLCAKGTTELEEEFERRWRSLRPSGSTGLGSGSIGAAAAAAELAAASSFPLLEQFTSDGFHVDGDDVLTVTETSHGLNFEYKWEAGCGAEAFPPPGGGVSSPDSAARLQELCAPDSSPPGVVPVLSAHSPSVGSEYFIRLEGAVPAAGHDPDCAGCAPSPEAGTDQDNNSEDSTATSLVMEPLLGHAPPSGGLWGSCDHHSCRRQEPPSHSRSPSPGTPMLPAEDIDWGVATFCPPFFDEPLSASPSGSPEAQPSPSDEELEEEKAGRAAHRGHWSSNVSANNNSGSRDPESWDPGYVSSFTDSYRDDCSSLEQTPRASPELGHPLSQEDPREFLPGLVVAASPGQESSRCFSLLPLCPAKGLAPAACLATRPWTEAAVGGGESPQLEPRLAQEAEASAESQLSLPSVPSPSHEGASLPSEEASAPHILPASPTPAAGRWVTVPKPALSLDSCGSSLGQEAPSSEDEDTTEATSGVFTDLSSDGLHAEKPGIVPALRCLQKQVGTPDSLDSLDIPSSASDGGCEVLSPLAACPHAGQLRAADSGYDTENYGSPEFVLKEAHEASEPEAFGELASEGESPGPETLLSVSLGGLSKKNPYRDSAYFSDLDAESEPTFGPEKCGGVQDSQKEQDLKSPPSSGHQSGQAFPGPEVPREAPATNPREVLPPPQQQEESLLDGPRPEPLGAQGPVEGQPGPSSSHSKRFLLASVPLSSEGNGMEPQNPPGPAPLGRMGSPSVPRSPLCLALPGRPGALEGRPEEEEEGSEDSDESEEELRCYSIQEPSEDSEEEPPAVPVVVAESQSARNLRSLLKMPSLLSEAFCEDLERKKKAVSFFDDVTVYLFDQESPTRETGEPFPNTKESLPTFPEGSPGSPSAPGLPRRADHLPDSSTPEQGSRFEWDDEFPLVPGKAALVTALDPVDPVLAAPTTPAAPFSRFTVSPTPASRFSITHVSDSEAQSVGGPAASTGGRCTEA; encoded by the exons ACGGTGCCCCGCTCAGTGAGCTGTCCTGGTCGTCGTCCCTTGCAGTGGTTGCTGTGTCCTTCTCGGGGCTCTTCACGGTCATCGTCCTCATGCTGGCCTGCCTGTGCTGTAAGAAGGGCGGCATTGGGTTCAAG GAGTTTGAGAATGCTGAGGGGGACGAGTATGTGGCCGACTTCTCGGAGCAGGGCTCCCCGGCCGCAGCTGCACAGAACGGCCCGGATGTGTATGTCTTGCCCCTCACGGAGGTCTCCTTGCCCATGGCCAAGCAGCCGGGTCGCTCAG TGCAACTCCTCAAGTCCACGGACCTGGGCCGGCACAGCCTCCTGTACCTAAAGGAGATTGGCCACGGCTGGTTTGGGAAG GTGTTCTTGGGGGAGGTCCACTCGGGTGTCAGCGGCACGCAGGTGGTGGTGAAGGAGCTGAAGGCCAGCGCCAGCGTGCAGGAGCAGATGCAGTTCCTGGAGGAGGCACAGCCCTACAG GGCCCTGCAGCACGGCAACCTGCTTCAGTGTCTGGCCCAGTGTGCTGAGGTGACCCCCTACCTGCTGGTTATGGAGTTCTGTCCGTTG GGGGACCTCAAAGGTTACCTTCGGAGCTGCCGGGTGACAGAGTCCATGGCCCCTGATCCCCTGACCTTGCAGCGCATGGCGTGTGAGGTGGCCTGTGGGGTCTTGCATCTACATCGTCACAATTACGTACACAG CGACCTGGCCCTGAGGAACTGCCTGCTAACGGCTGACCTGACGGTGAAGGTCGGCGACTATGGTTTGTCACACTGCAAATACCGG GAAGACTACCTCGTGACTGCCGACCAGCTGTGGGTGCCTCTGCGCTGGATTGCGCCAGAGCTGGTGGACGAGGTGCACGGCAACCTGCTGGTGGTCGACCAGACCAAGGCCAGCAATGTGTG GTCCCTGGGTGTGACCATCTGGGAGCTCTTCGAGTTGGGTGCGCAGCCGTATCCCCAGCACTCGGACCGGCAGGTGCTGGCTTACGCCGTCCGAGAGCAGCAGCTTAAGCTGCCCAAGCCCCAGCTGCAGCTGAGTCTATCTGATCGCTG GTACGAAGTGATGCAATTCTGCTGGCTGCAGCCGGAGCAGAGGCCCACGGCTGAAGAGGTTCATCTACTGCTGTCTTACTTGTGCGCCAAGGGCACCACGGAGTTGGAGGAGGAGTTTGAGCGGCGCTGGCGCTCCCTGCGGCCCAGCGGCAGCACGGGCCTGGGGTCAGGTTCCATTGGCGCGGCAGCTGCCGCCGCTGAGCTCGCCGCTGCCTCGTCTTTCCCGCTGCTGGAGCAGTTCACCAGTGACGGCTTCCACGTGGACGGTGACGACGTGCTGACAGTAACCGAGACAAGCCACGGCCTCAACTTCGAGTACAAGTGGGAGGCGGGCTGTGGCGCGGAGGCGTTCCCACCCCCAGGGGGCGGCGTTTCGAGCCCAGACTCCGCGGCGCGCCTGCAGGAGTTGTGTGCACCCGACAGCTCACCCCCAGGAGTGGTGCCAGTGCTCAGCGCCCACAGCCCCTCGGTGGGTAGCGAGTACTTCATCCGCCTTGAAGGGGCAGTACCTGCTGCTGGCCATGACCCGGACTGTGCTGGCTGTGCTCCCAGTCCCGAAGCTGGCACTGACCAGGATAACAACTCCGAGGACAGCACCGCCACTTCTCTCGTTATGGAGCCACTGCTGGGCCACGCACCTCCCTCTGGGGGCCTGTGGGGCTCCTGTGACCACCATTCGTGTAGGAGGCAAGAACCGCCCAGCCACTCACGCTCACCCTCTCCTGGGACCCCGATGTTGCCGGCTGAAGACATAGACTGGGGTGTGGCTACCTTCTGCCCACCCTTCTTTGATGAGCCTTTGAGTGCCTCTCCCTCTGGGAGTCCTGAGGCCCAGCCATCCCCCAGCGacgaggagctggaggaggagaaggcggGGAGGGCTGCTCACCGCGGACACTGGAGCTCCAATGTGTCAGCCAACAATAACAGCGGCAGCCGAGACCCAGAATCTTGGGATCCCGGCTATGTGAGCAGCTTCACAGACAGCTACAGGGATGACTGTTCCAGCCTAGAGCAGACCCCACGGGCCTCCCCTGAGCTGGGCCACCCTCTGTCCCAGGAGGATCCCAGAGAATTTCTGCCCGGGCTTGTGGTAGCAGCCTCTCCCGGTCAGGAGTCAAGCCGCTGCTTCagcctgctccctctgtgtcctgCCAAAGGCCTGGCACCTGCTGCTTGTCTGGCCACACGCCCCTGGACAGAGGCAGCTGTAGGTGGGGGTGAGAGCCCCCAGCTGGAACCCAGGCTTGCCCAGGAGGCCGAGGCCTCTGCTGAATCCCAGCTATCCCttccttctgtcccctccccaTCTCACGAAGGAGCCTCACTTCCTTCAGAGGAGGCGAGTGCTCCCCacatcctgcctgcctctcccacaCCCGCTGCTGGCAGATGGGTGACTGTCCCTAAGCCAGCCCTTAGTCTGGACAGCTGCGGCAGTTCTCTGGGGCAGGAGGCACCCAGCAGTGAGGACGAGGACACTACCGAGGCTACGTCGGGAGTCTTCACCGACTTGTCCAGTGATGGCCTTCACGCTGAGAAGCCAGGCATAGTACCAGCCTTGCGCTGTCTGCAGAAGCAGGTGGGGACCCCTGATTCGCTGGACTCTCTGGACATCCCGTCCTCAGCCAGCGATGGTGGCTGTGAGGTCTTGAGCCCATTAGCTGCTTGTCCCCATGCCGGGCAGCTCCGTGCCGCGGACAGTGGCTATGATACAGAGAACTATGGGTCTCCAGAGTTTGTGCTCAAAGAGGCCCATGAGGCGAGCGAGCCTGAGGCCTTTGGGGAACTAGCCTCAGAGGGTGAGAGCCCAGGGCCCGAGACTTTGCTGTCTGTCTCCCTTGGTGGCCTCAGCAAGAAGAACCCCTACCGAGACTCTGCCTACTTCTCGGACCTGGATGCTGAGTCTGAACCCACCTTTGGCCCTGAGAAGTGCGGTGGGGTCCAGGACTCCCAAAAGGAGCAAGACCTAAAGAGCCCACCTAGTTCAGGGCATCAGTCTGGGCAGGCTTTTCCCGGGCCTGAGGTGCCCAGGGAGGCCCCAGCTACTAACCCCAGGGAGGTGCTGCCCCCaccacagcagcaggaggagTCCTTGCTGGATGGCCCCAGGCCAGAGCCTCTTGGGGCTCAAGGCCCAGTCGAGGGGCAGCCTGGACCCAGCTCTAGTCATTCCAAACGCTTCCTGCTGGCCTCAGTCCCACTGAGCTCAGAAGGCAATGGCATGGAGCCCCAGAACCCCCCAGGGCCAGCCCCGCTTGGGAGGATGGGAAGTCCTAGCGTGCCCAGATCCCCACTCTGCCTGGCCCTACCTGGCCGCCCAGGGGCTTTGGAGGGCCggccagaggaggaagaggagggcagtgaggacaGTGATGAATCTGAAGAGGAGCTTCGATGCTACAGCATCCAGGAGCCCAGCGAGGACAGTGAGGAGGAGCCACCCGCGGTGCCTGTGGTCGTGGCTGAGAGTCAGAGCGCCCGCAATCTGCGCAGCTTGCTGAAGATGCCCAGCCTCCTGTCTGAGGCCTTCTGCGAGGACCTGGAGCGCAAGAAGAAGGCCGTGTCCTTCTTTGATGACGTCACGGTCTACCTCTTCGACCAG GAGAGCCCCACCCGAGAGACTGGGGAGCCCTTCCCCAACACGAAGGAATCACTCCCCACGTTCCCGGAGGGTAGCCCCGGCTCACCCAGTGCCCCGGGCCTGCCGCGGCGGGCTGACCACTTGCCCGACAGCTCCACTCCTGAACAGG GCAGTAGGTTCGAATGGGATGATGAGTTCCCACTGGTGCCTGGCAAGGCTGCCTTGGTGACTGCACTGGACCCAGTGGACCCCGTCCTGGCCGCGCCCACCACGCCAGCTGCGCCCTTCTCACGGTTCACCGTGTCTCCCACGCCTGCCTCCCGCTTCTCCATCACTCACGTATCCGACTCGGAGGCCCAGTCGGTGGGAG GCCCAGCAGCAAGCACTGGGGGCCGATGCACAGAGGCTTGA